From Saccharomycodes ludwigii strain NBRC 1722 chromosome IV, whole genome shotgun sequence, one genomic window encodes:
- a CDS encoding uncharacterized protein (similar to Saccharomyces cerevisiae YDR417C | dubious open reading frame) has translation MSSNCKLPLCLTFFSFFLSLGGSFKAVITKEEADGTTEATACLFWILNWTVTLIPLKALVALAISSPTFFGDKPNGPIFGAKAAEAPTSPPTALKYKNLTSFGSNFGGILTSE, from the coding sequence ATGTCTTCCAATTGTAAGTTACCACTGTGTTTGACattcttttccttctttctGTCTCTTGGTGGTTCTTTCAAGGCAGTAATAACCAAAGAGGAAGCAGATGGAACAACAGAGGCAACGGCTTGTCTGTTTTGGATTCTCAATTGGACAGTAACTTTGATACCCTTGAAAGCTTTGGTGGCTTTAGCAATATCTTCACCGACCTTCTTTGGAGATAAACCCAATGGACCAATCTTTGGAGCCAAAGCAGCGGAAGCACCGACTTCACCACCAACAGCTCTCaagtataaaaatttaacttCATTTGGATCAAATTTTGGAGGCATCTTGACTTCTGAATGA
- the RAD30 gene encoding DNA-directed DNA polymerase eta (similar to Saccharomyces cerevisiae YDR419W | RAD30 | RADiation sensitive) — protein MPSKFTWRDLLALNSKEQSFNTPLSCICHIDINAFFSQFEQLRCKFTENDPVVCIQWNSLIAVSYAARKYGIKRMDSLEEAKKKCPKLIPIHTAVFKKGESFWSYKPFGYNIDPSNHKVSLDPYRRESRKILKCFQKYCDQVEKASVDEAFLDLGRIIFKEIMTCKFFGKIQNTFIHGDYKLDEKLPDLFDIVSHNSIEKDSEEYWKFLGDVFNPNKRSIFVDWDDISILIGSKHCFKIQQIIRNEFGYMTSCGVSNCKSISKLASDFKKPNGHTIIKTNCLEDFLDQGKFEITSFWTFGGIKGKELVEILGLPQENSISYIRESWPNSHLELLEYLKTKLLALSEFKTYSIKVESSQECELVCLKLYLLTRGQWKELVNPKPVVKNMSAVKNMRGGTCACLQDCYSWLKVFCSELSSRVNELEKEYNKAIIPKTIHVAFRGCEKYQFVKRSKSSGLLLTSSKTTYEALYKNAIELMQELDKAYKQVMYPLTNLNMSISNMEILSAGSSVIDLFQKNMNTKNTNDIVNTKDCGAPLEQATKKDAIASEGASFYQCDQCDMSFSEKKEYNEHVDYHYAMKLSENLNGADEFSTSLSYGERLLLFGNKSNHNNSISNSNNNNNNNGKVLKKKVETATTNKKVGILKYFDT, from the coding sequence ATGCCTAGCAAATTCACTTGGAGGGATTTACTAGCTTTAAACTCTAAAGAACAATCATTTAACACACCATTATCATGTATTTGTCACATCGATATCAATGCCTTTTTTTCGCAATTTGAACAGCTCAGGTGTAAATTTACAGAAAATGATCCTGTTGTTTGTATTCAATGGAACAGTTTAATTGCTGTCTCGTATGCAGCTAGGAAATATGGGATAAAACGAATGGATTCATTAGAAgaagccaaaaaaaaatgtccaAAGTTAATTCCAATACATACAGcggtttttaaaaagggCGAAAGTTTTTGGTCCTATAAACCATTTGGTTATAACATAGACCCCTCCAACCACAAAGTTTCTTTGGATCCGTATAGAAGAGAAAGTAGAAAGATTTTAAAGTGTTTCCAAAAGTACTGTGATCAAGTGGAAAAAGCTAGCGTCGATGAAGCCTTTTTAGATTTGGGTAGGATTATTTTCAAGGAAATTATGACCTGcaaattttttggaaaaatacaaaacaCATTTATCCATGGAGATTATAAATTGGATGAGAAATTACCtgatttatttgatatagTGAGCCATAATAGTATTGAGAAAGATTCTGAAGAATACTGGAAATTTCTGGGCGACGTATTTAACCCTAACAAGAGATCAATTTTTGTCGATTGGGATGATATTTCTATACTTATAGGGTCCAAacattgttttaaaatacagcaaattattagaaatgAATTTGGGTATATGACATCATGTGGGGTTAGTAATTGTAAAAGTATATCTAAATTGGCATCTGATTTCAAGAAACCAAACGGCCACacaattataaaaacaaattgtcTTGAAGATTTTTTAGACCAGGGGAAATTTGAAATAACTTCATTTTGGACTTTTGGCGGGATTAAGGGCAAAGAACTTGTGGAAATATTAGGGTTGCCTCAAGAAAATAGCATAAGTTATATAAGAGAAAGTTGGCCCAATTCGCATTTAGAACTCCTGgaatatttgaaaactAAATTGCTTGCTTTATCCGAATTTAAAACTTATAGTATCAAAGTAGAGTCTTCGCAAGAGTGCGAACTGGTCTGCTTGAAACTTTATCTATTAACAAGGGGGCAATGGAAGGAACTAGTGAACCCTAAACCAGtagtaaaaaatatgtCAGCAGTCAAAAATATGCGCGGAGGCACGTGCGCTTGTCTACAAGATTGTTATTCCTGGCTAAAGGTGTTCTGTAGTGAGTTGAGCAGTAGGGTTAACGAATTAGAAAAGGAATATAATAAAGCCATTATCCCTAAAACTATCCATGTTGCGTTTAGAGGGTGCGAAAAGTACCAATTTGTCAAACGCTCTAAAAGCAGTGGCCTACTGTTAACAAGTTCCAAAACAACCTATGAAGCGCTATATAAGAATGCTATAGAATTAATGCAGGAATTAGACAAGGCTTATAAACAAGTTATGTATCCGTTAACCAATTTAAATATGTCGATTTCAAATATGGAAATACTAAGTGCCGGTTCGTCAGTAATAGatttatttcaaaagaatatgaacacaaaaaataccaatgaTATCGTAAACACTAAAGATTGTGGAGCACCTTTGGAAcaagcaacaaaaaaagacgCTATTGCTAGTGAAGGTGCTTCATTTTACCAATGTGACCAATGTGACATGTCAtttagtgaaaaaaaagaatacaaCGAACATGTGGATTACCATTATGCTATGAAGCTTTCTGAAAATTTGAATGGAGCTGATGAATTTTCCACATCATTATCTTATGGTGAAAGGttacttttatttggtaataaatcaaatcataacaatagtattagtaatagtaataataataataataataatggtaaagTGCTGAAGAAGAAAGTTGAGACTGCGACtaccaataaaaaagttggtattcttaaatattttgatacttaa
- the HKR1 gene encoding Hkr1p (similar to Saccharomyces cerevisiae YDR420W | HKR1 | Hansenula mrakii Killer toxin Resistant) — MNKLTIESKFIKLKDYNNTQVTKFRLLERDVNNEKEIIMYSNSSDKTSSADYSTNSNIDVSDISEMAFVSSSQTSDDIIPSNDIYFTSHISSSSVFQDTSTPNAISTSLGYLSQTNPIDSDLTSTTIEPSSVLYSSTSITTPLTTIPTTSNSIVPDYSVSFHATSIVIPSSSSYMSYSTSNFALTNSVKSFRSNSNLPTTQLVIPSESSHVDTSTSQTTAASPQSVSGSSSSSLNSKIPFVQPLVVMKTTTTSSSSSSSGEIPNTQYPDSEDGNGATFASGTTSHSLATFLVDTTFRVDTSKTKLPTEVIASAALTTSTFSAAGAFSALLTSTTNSVTSMQTLISDIIQSATPTSNFIMESSAININTDNINTNTNIIPTNEITTSIKPLTTILTSAPTIYTIAGGTSILSFDINSVSNSLTGGIITNIENSGSLTVTNTQSDDNTKSTMHITNIASSVVPAETLRTSLETLDNGETSTIVTDNIFTDISTYSTKDNSQIVISSAAQSIITTFPTKISSSLFITTPTTDYPNSSIQGAVKSTKTFLSTTSSEDFIVLTTLSKTNMPSTTSIITTATTGDTNSKSTSRMSNLGYISKSTFQDTTKPLLTFTSSISTSKESYITNTNPSNSLSDTTEDIINANTKTSKLSKSTYHRESSITASMKGTINSILISNSVVTSLTTTRSTIESAGSFLNSLSSTKTQKKSTLVTTTNDLVTKSESKRFSYSNTGNIKGSTNIASHPKQSFSVTTDISSSSGAGKVSATTNLIYRTESSTIESSHIAISEITSRVSSNMVRSDTVEDSASSVALSTFPLTSTTGNSNTNWVPTEIWTKTSKAFSSTLTNNITPTSVNLPQEILPHSVPSQLPSDYTLISIGFKKTWAYPFLVANPISSAQLFAFLPSILIYPFQNKTIDPDTMKQQEARVHDNNCTSAFASANVTFSNCNAKHAAVAQTLANPFYNVSFLNVTVKDIVPLNWDNTSYTIAIAEVYFPKVLVNELQAMILNNASSLYQNPKEYLQIITSLINPRVPLLGIISSHGLIISSNTDTVSTSTSNALATKSNLATGTTGPTQQTGLGGDTGSLGGDINEAYNIDISPKIRVRFLIFLLLLSFIMVIYIWSILVILHRCYKIDFIKKRLGSLGISSSLTNREAPDLENNRWNHSVGKVGDKDNPAMYYKGKDQVDSTGFGLNKVNENKTFNHYQNFENPFYFEDQFITINDEFTCSVDYNIKNNLPVENITCSIVTEGTLRYYVDAYGDYYYAGESLDESLQLNAESDDYVADESSIDDYNSSLEENKVLSSKGDLSRDSMCEINGYNETENIQKSCEPGDCNNIIDVDFELDENGDIILITNGLEDELNENLYSGNADTIYSRNNNHFHGTELTTQVSEIVCSSNNSTGNGKNENGANINGKHKTTYCKDSLLLKNGSLVNQNIDGYLYSHEEDSVQDVNLDYDEEIEDDESDVSDVIIGEIDELDQEIYRRILKMHNGSLFNITNISTARHNNTNENGDPGVTGDRIDYNR; from the exons ATGAATAAATTGACCATAGAAagtaaatttataaaacttAAAGATTATAACAATACCCAAGTTACCAAATTTAGATTGTTAGAACGAGATGTGAACAATGAAAAGGAGATTATAATGTATTCTAATTCAAGCGATAAAACCAGCAGCGCTGACTATAGTACTAATAGCAATATTGATGTTAGCGATATCTCAGAAATGGCTTTTGTTAGTAGTTCGCAGACATCTGATGATATAATTCCCTCAAATGATATCTATTTTACTTCGCACatttcatcttcttcagtGTTTCAAGATACGTCCACCCCTAATGCTATTTCTACCTCTCTGGGGTATTTGTCACAAACTAACCCTATAGACTCAGATTTAACATCTACAACAATTGAACCAAGTTCTGTATTATATAGTTCAACTTCTATCACAACTCCTTTGACCACTATACCGACCACTTCAAACTCTATTGTACCTGATTACTCAGTATCTTTTCACGCTACTAGTATCGTTATTCCAAGCAGTTCCTCATATATGTCATATTCAACTTCTAATTTTGCCTTAACAAATTCTGTCAAAAGTTTTAGAAGTAACAGCAACTTACCAACAACGCAATTGGTCATTCCTAGTGAAAGTTCACACGTGGACACCAGTACTAGTCAGACCACTGCTGCTTCTCCTCAATCTGTTTCCGGTTCTTCTAGTTCATCTTTGAATTCAAAAATTCCGTTTGTCCAGCCCTTGGTAGTTatgaaaacaacaacaacgtcatcatcatcatcatcgtctGGAGAAATCCCGAATACCCAATATCCAGATAGCGAAGACGGAAATGGAGCTACATTTGCAAGTGGGACTACATCAC ATTCCCTAGCTACATTTTTAGTTGATACTACTTTCAGGGTTGACACTTCAAAGACAAAGTTGCCCACTGAGGTTATTGCTAGCGCGGCACTAACGACAAGTACATTTTCAGCTGCTGGTGCCTTTTCTGCTTTATTAACATCAACTACTAATTCTGTTACTTCCATGCAAACCTTAATTAGCGATATTATACAATCTGCTACTCCAACTAGTAATTTTATAATGGAGTCTTCAgccattaatattaatacagATAAcattaatactaatacaaatattatacCAACAAATGAAATAACAACTTCAATTAAACCATTAACCACTATTTTAACTAGCGCTCCAACTATTTATACTATTGCAGGAGGGACTTCCATTTTAAGTTTCGATATTAATAGTGTTAGCAATAGTCTTACTGGGGGTATCATCacaaatattgaaaattcCGGCAGTTTAACAGTTACTAATACCCAGAGTGATGATAATACAAAAAGTACTATGCATATCACCAATATTGCATCTTCTGTTGTGCCAGCTGAAACGTTGAGAACATCACTTGAAACGCTTGATAACGGAGAAACTTCTACTATTGTCACTGATAACATTTTTACCGATATTAGTACATACTCTACTAAGGATAATTCGCAAATTGTAATATCTAGTGCCGCGCAGAGTATTATCACCACATTTCCAACGAAAATATCCTCATCACTTTTTATAACTACTCCAACCACGGATTATCCAAATTCATCTATCCAGGGAGCAGTAAAATCAAccaaaacatttttatcaacCACCAGTTCTGAAGACTTTATTGTACTGACAACTCTATCGAAAACTAATATGCCATCAACTACCAGCATTATCACTACAGCCACAACTGGTGACACTAATAGTAAGTCAACATCACGGATGAGTAATTTGGGCTATATTAGTAAGTCAACTTTTCAAGATACAACAAAACCATTATTAACTTTTACCTCATCTATTAGTACCTCTAAGGAAAGCTATATAACTAATACCAATCCGTCAAACTCGCTTTCAGATACTACtgaagatattattaatgcaAATACCAAAACGTCCAAACTTTCAAAATCTACTTACCATAGAGAAAGTTCTATTACTGCGAGTATGAAAGGTACCATTAATTCGATATTAATAAGTAATTCTGTTGTAACCAGCCTGACAACTACACGAAGTACAATAGAATCTGCAGGaagttttttaaattctttaaGTTCCACTAAAACCCAAAAAAAGTCCACGCTTGTGACAACTACAAATGATTTGGTCACAAAATCTGAATCAAAACGATTCTCATATAGTAATACTGGCAATATTAAAGGATCAACTAATATTGCCAGCCATCCAAAACAGTCTTTTAGTGTAACTACAGACATTTCTTCGAGTAGCGGTGCCGGGAAAGTGTCAGCCACCaccaatttaatatatcGAACTGAATCATCAACTATTGAAAGTTCTCATATAGCTATTTCTGAGATTACTTCAAGAGTATCTAGCAATATGGTCCGGTCTGATACTGTTGAGGATTCTGCGAGTTCAGTAGCATTGAGTACATTTCCATTGACATCAACAACAGGCAACTCTAATACTAATTGGGTTCCCACGGAAATTTGGACTAAAACTTCAAAAGCATTTTCTTCTAcattaacaaataatattacacCAACAAGTGTTAATTTACCACAGGAAATTTTACCGCATTCGGTCCCATCACAGTTACCATCTGATTATACTTTAATATCTATTgggtttaaaaaaacatggGCGTATCCTTTTTTAGTAGCTAATCCTATTTCATCAGCCCAGCTTTTTGCATTTTTGCCgtcaattttaatatatccgtttcaaaacaaaacaattgACCCCGATACCATGAAACAGCAAGAAGCCCGTGTGCatgataataattgtaCAAGCGCATTTGCCTCTGCTAATGTTACTTTCAGCAATTGTAACGCCAAGCATGCTGCTGTGGCACAAACTTTAGCGAACCCTTTTTATAATgtctcttttttaaatgtcaCAGTTAAAGATATTGTACCATTGAATTGGGATAACACATCGTATACGATAGCAATTGCAGAAGTATACTTCCCAAAAGTACTGGTTAATGAGTTACAAGCTATGATTTTAAACAATGCTTCTTCTTTGTACCAAAACCCAAAAGAGTACTTACAAATTATAACTTCATTAATCAATCCACGAGTTCCGTTGTTGGGCATTATTTCGAGTCAtggtttaataatatcctCTAATACTGACACAGTTTCGACATCTACTTCTAATGCCTTAGCGACCAAATCTAATTTAGCAACTGGTACCACTGGACCTACACAACAGACTGGCCTTGGTGGTGACACTGGATCTTTAGGAGGTGACATTAACGAGGcttataatattgatatttCTCCTAAAATTAGAGTTaggtttttaatttttttacttttattgtCCTTCATTATGGTTATTTACATATGGAGCATTTTAGTGATTTTGCACCGATGCTATAAAATTGactttatcaaaaaaaggcTGGGTTCACTTGGtatttcatcttcattaaCAAATAGAGAAGCACCtgatttagaaaataataggTGGAATCATAGTGTTGGGAAGGTGGGAGATAAAGATAATCCGGCTATGTATTATAAGGGGAAGGATCAAGTTGATAGTACTGGATTTGGGTTGAACAAGgtcaatgaaaataaaacttttaatcactatcaaaattttgagaatccattttattttgaggATCAATTTATTACAATCAATGATGAATTTACTTGTTCTGTTGactataatattaaaaataatctgCCTGTAGAAAATATTACGTGTAGCATTGTTACTGAAGGTACTCTAAGATATTATGTTGATGCATATGGTGACTATTATTATGCAGGTGAGTCTCTTGATGAGAGTTTACAACTTAATGCCGAGTCGGATGATTACGTAGCAGATGAGTCTAGTATAGATGATTATAACAGTTCTTTGGAGGAAAACAAGGTTTTATCCAGTAAAGGAGATTTGAGTCGGGATAGTATGTGCGAAATTAATGGATATAATGAAACtgaaaatatacaaaaatcATGTGAGCCTGGAGActgtaataatatcataGATGTGGACTTTGAACTTGACGAAAATGGCGATATTATATTGATAACAAATGGTCTAGAAGATGAActtaatgaaaatttgtATTCTGGTAATGCTGATACAATATATTCGCggaataataatcattttCATGGTACAGAATTAACAACACAAGTTTCAGAAATTGTTTGTAGCAGCAATAACTCTACTGGTAATGGCAAAAACGAGAATGGCGCCAACATTAATGGGAAACATAAGACTACCTATTGTAAGGATagtttgttgttgaaaaatgGATCATTAGTTAACCAGAATATCGATGGATATCTGTACAGCCATGAAGAAGATAGTGTACAAGATGTTAATCTTGATTACGATGAAGAGATTGAAGATGACGAGTCTGATGTGAgtgatgttattattggtgaAATTGATGAATTAGATCAAGAAATTTACCGTagaattttaaaaatgcaCAATGGttcattatttaatattactaatattaGCACTGCTAGGCACAACAATACCAACGAAAATGGTGATCCTGGTGTTACAGGAGATAGAATTGATTATAATAGGTAA